In Kitasatospora sp. NBC_00240, the following are encoded in one genomic region:
- a CDS encoding DUF3159 domain-containing protein, giving the protein MSVSNLPGGEPAAQLDLAKPAEAGGHPYEQPFEGSGFDGPAVAQSAPETAEETAAREAAASREAADTVMQAFGGVRGMIDMTLPGLVFIITFNITHQVSTAAWAALGLSALFVVVRLFKRETIQHAFSGVFGVAIGAWISMKTGKAENFYLPGLLWSVGYCLGLAVSALVRWPLIGVMLGPVTGEMFTWRTQNPGRLAAYIKATWAWVVIMGIKPVILFPLYFTGNVNLLGWLKVALGIPPMLLAMYITWQILLKAPPPIKAVVEDE; this is encoded by the coding sequence ATGAGCGTGAGCAACCTGCCCGGCGGCGAACCCGCCGCCCAGCTCGACCTGGCCAAACCCGCCGAGGCGGGCGGCCACCCGTACGAGCAGCCCTTCGAGGGGTCCGGCTTCGACGGTCCCGCCGTGGCGCAGTCCGCCCCGGAGACCGCGGAGGAGACCGCGGCCCGTGAGGCGGCCGCCTCCCGGGAGGCCGCGGACACGGTGATGCAGGCCTTCGGCGGCGTCCGCGGCATGATCGACATGACGCTGCCCGGCCTGGTCTTCATCATCACGTTCAACATCACCCACCAGGTCTCCACCGCCGCCTGGGCGGCGCTGGGCCTGAGCGCGCTCTTCGTGGTGGTGCGGCTGTTCAAGCGCGAGACCATCCAGCACGCCTTCAGCGGCGTCTTCGGCGTCGCCATCGGTGCCTGGATCTCGATGAAGACGGGCAAGGCCGAGAACTTCTACCTTCCGGGCCTGCTCTGGAGCGTCGGCTACTGTCTGGGCCTGGCGGTGTCGGCGCTGGTCCGCTGGCCGCTGATCGGGGTGATGCTCGGCCCGGTCACCGGCGAGATGTTCACCTGGCGGACCCAGAACCCGGGCCGGCTGGCCGCGTACATCAAGGCAACCTGGGCCTGGGTGGTGATCATGGGCATCAAGCCGGTGATCCTCTTCCCGCTGTACTTCACCGGCAACGTGAACCTGCTCGGGTGGCTGAAGGTGGCGCTCGGCATCCCCCCGATGCTGCTGGCGATGTACATCACCTGGCAGATCCTGCTGAAGGCGCCGCCGCCGATCAAGGCGGTCGTCGAGGACGAGTAG
- a CDS encoding TrkA family potassium uptake protein: protein MRVAIAGAGAVGRSIAGELLENGHEVLLIDKNPNSISVERVPMAEWLLADACEITSLDEAALQRCHVVIAATGDDKVNMVVSLLAKTEYGVPRVVARVNNPKNEWLFNESWGVDVAVSTPRLMSALVEEAVSVGDLVRLMRFSQGNANLVELTLAADTELVGTRVGDVEWPQDTALVTIIREGRVLVPSGDDTLEGGDELLFVAAQEREEELENLLLTGGTG, encoded by the coding sequence ATGCGGGTCGCAATTGCCGGGGCCGGTGCCGTCGGCCGCTCGATCGCGGGCGAGCTGCTGGAGAACGGCCACGAGGTCCTGCTGATCGACAAGAACCCGAACTCCATCTCGGTGGAGCGGGTGCCGATGGCCGAGTGGCTGCTGGCGGACGCCTGCGAGATCACCTCGCTGGACGAGGCCGCCCTGCAGCGCTGCCACGTGGTGATCGCCGCGACCGGCGACGACAAGGTCAACATGGTCGTCTCGCTGCTGGCGAAGACCGAGTACGGCGTTCCCCGGGTGGTCGCCCGGGTGAACAACCCGAAGAACGAGTGGCTCTTCAACGAGTCCTGGGGCGTGGACGTCGCGGTGTCGACGCCGCGCCTGATGTCGGCCCTGGTCGAGGAGGCCGTCAGCGTCGGTGACCTGGTCCGGCTGATGCGCTTCAGCCAGGGCAACGCCAACCTGGTCGAACTGACCCTGGCCGCGGACACCGAGCTGGTCGGCACCCGGGTCGGCGACGTCGAGTGGCCGCAGGACACCGCGCTGGTGACCATCATCCGCGAGGGCCGGGTCCTGGTGCCCAGCGGCGACGACACCCTGGAGGGCGGCGACGAGCTGCTCTTCGTCGCCGCCCAGGAGCGCGAGGAGGAGCTGGAGAACCTGCTGCTCACCGGCGGCACCGGCTGA
- a CDS encoding TrkA family potassium uptake protein: protein MHIVIMGCGRVGSALARALEKQGHSVAVVDQDPTAFRRLGAGFNGRRVTGVGFDQDTLREAGIEEAGAFAAVSSGDNSNIIAARVARENFGVENVAARIYDPRRAEVYQRLGIPTVATVRWTADQMLRRLLPSGAETLWQDPTGSVQMAEVAYAPSWVGHRLSALEEASGARVAFVTRLGESVLPTPQMVVQEGDLVHVTLRREDLAAVEAAFAQGPNEEGH, encoded by the coding sequence GTGCACATCGTCATCATGGGCTGCGGCCGCGTGGGCTCCGCCCTCGCGAGAGCGCTGGAGAAACAGGGCCACTCGGTGGCAGTGGTCGACCAGGACCCGACGGCGTTCCGCCGCCTGGGCGCCGGGTTCAACGGCCGGCGGGTGACCGGGGTCGGGTTCGACCAGGACACCCTCCGCGAGGCCGGCATCGAGGAGGCGGGCGCGTTCGCGGCGGTCAGCAGCGGCGACAACTCCAACATCATCGCCGCGAGGGTGGCCCGGGAGAACTTCGGCGTGGAGAACGTCGCGGCCCGGATCTACGACCCGCGGCGCGCCGAGGTCTACCAGCGCCTGGGCATCCCCACCGTGGCCACCGTCCGCTGGACGGCCGACCAGATGCTGCGCCGGCTGCTGCCCAGCGGCGCCGAGACGCTCTGGCAGGACCCGACCGGCAGCGTGCAGATGGCCGAGGTGGCGTACGCGCCGTCCTGGGTCGGGCACCGGCTGAGCGCGCTGGAGGAGGCCTCCGGGGCGCGCGTGGCGTTCGTCACGCGGCTCGGTGAGAGCGTGCTCCCCACGCCGCAGATGGTGGTTCAGGAGGGCGATCTGGTCCACGTGACGCTGCGCCGCGAGGACCTGGCGGCGGTCGAGGCCGCGTTCGCCCAGGGCCCGAACGAGGAGGGTCACTGA
- a CDS encoding APC family permease: MPMPTDLPKRILIGRALRSDKLGETLLPKRIALPVFASDALSSVAYAPEEILLTLSLAGASAIHFSWQIGVVVAIVMLAVVASYRQNVHAYPSGGGDYEVATVNHGPKSGLVVASALLVDYILTVAVSTTSGVANVVSAVPSLRGHELGLSVTLVIVLMGMNLRGVRESGSAFAIPTYAFMVGVMGMVGYGLVRHLVFGADMPAESAGFHLEATPGNESLAGFALVFLLLKAFSSGCAALTGVEAISNGVPAFRKPKSKNAATTLLMMAGFAVVMFMGIIYLAHLTGTQMAENPAEQLVGAPADYHQKTALAQISEAVFSNFTPGFYFIAAVTGLILVLAANTAFNGFPVLGSILAQDRYLPRQLHTRGDRLAFSNGIILLALAAILFIVAFDADPTRLIQLYIVGVFVSFNMSQSGMIRHWTRLLRTETDPAKRAHMQRSRAINAFGLVMTSAVLIVVLATKISHAWIAIATMVALFVLMKAIRRHYDRVSRELVAAEEPDDVVLPTRVHAIVLVSKLHKPALRALAYARLARAHTLEAVSVNVDPADTEALRREWDERGIEVPLKVLDSPFREITGPVLDYVKNLRRSSPRDVVSVYIPEYVVGHWYEHLLHNQSALRLKGRLLFKPGVMVTSVPWQLESSERRKPQKAWSAPGAVRRGEPRRPQAVKSNVSGTSAGSSGSSTPGTSDGPADTGKDTTK, encoded by the coding sequence GTGCCTATGCCGACTGACCTTCCGAAACGCATCCTGATCGGGCGTGCCCTGCGGAGCGACAAGCTCGGGGAAACTCTGCTCCCGAAGCGCATCGCGCTGCCCGTGTTCGCCTCGGACGCGCTCTCCTCGGTGGCGTACGCGCCCGAGGAGATCCTGCTCACCCTCTCCCTGGCAGGTGCCTCGGCGATCCACTTCTCGTGGCAGATCGGCGTAGTCGTCGCCATCGTGATGCTCGCGGTGGTCGCCTCGTACCGGCAGAACGTGCACGCCTACCCGAGCGGCGGTGGCGACTACGAGGTCGCCACGGTGAACCACGGCCCGAAGTCGGGCCTGGTGGTCGCGAGCGCGCTGCTCGTCGACTACATCCTCACCGTCGCCGTCTCGACCACCTCGGGCGTGGCGAACGTCGTCTCCGCCGTCCCCTCGCTGCGCGGGCACGAGCTGGGCCTGTCGGTCACGCTGGTGATCGTGCTGATGGGCATGAACCTGCGCGGCGTCCGCGAGTCGGGCAGCGCCTTCGCCATCCCCACCTACGCCTTCATGGTCGGCGTGATGGGCATGGTCGGCTACGGCCTGGTCCGACACCTGGTCTTCGGCGCCGACATGCCGGCCGAGAGCGCCGGATTCCACCTGGAGGCCACGCCCGGCAACGAGTCGCTGGCCGGGTTCGCCCTGGTGTTCCTGCTGCTCAAGGCCTTCTCCTCGGGCTGTGCGGCGCTGACCGGCGTCGAGGCGATCAGCAACGGCGTGCCGGCCTTCCGCAAGCCGAAGAGCAAGAACGCCGCGACCACCCTGCTGATGATGGCGGGCTTCGCCGTGGTGATGTTCATGGGCATCATCTACCTGGCCCACCTCACCGGTACGCAGATGGCCGAGAACCCGGCCGAGCAGCTCGTCGGCGCGCCCGCCGACTACCACCAGAAGACCGCGCTGGCCCAGATCAGCGAGGCCGTCTTCTCGAACTTCACGCCCGGCTTCTACTTCATCGCCGCCGTCACCGGCCTGATCCTGGTGCTGGCCGCCAACACCGCCTTCAACGGGTTCCCGGTGCTCGGCTCGATCCTCGCCCAGGACCGCTACCTGCCGCGCCAGCTGCACACCCGCGGTGACCGGCTGGCCTTCTCCAACGGCATCATCCTGCTGGCGCTGGCCGCGATCCTCTTCATCGTCGCCTTCGACGCCGACCCGACCAGGCTGATCCAGCTGTACATCGTCGGCGTCTTCGTCTCGTTCAACATGAGCCAGTCCGGGATGATCCGGCACTGGACCCGGCTGCTGCGCACCGAGACCGACCCGGCCAAGCGCGCCCACATGCAGCGCAGCCGGGCGATCAACGCCTTCGGCCTGGTGATGACCTCGGCCGTGCTGATCGTGGTGCTGGCCACCAAGATCAGCCACGCCTGGATCGCCATCGCCACCATGGTCGCGCTGTTCGTGCTGATGAAGGCGATCCGCCGCCACTACGACCGGGTCTCCCGGGAGCTGGTCGCCGCCGAGGAGCCCGACGACGTCGTGCTGCCCACCCGGGTGCACGCCATCGTGCTGGTCTCCAAGCTCCACAAGCCGGCCCTGCGCGCCCTCGCGTACGCCCGGCTGGCCCGCGCCCACACCCTGGAGGCGGTCTCGGTCAACGTCGACCCGGCGGACACCGAGGCGCTGCGCCGGGAATGGGACGAGCGCGGCATCGAGGTACCGCTCAAGGTGCTGGACTCGCCGTTCCGCGAGATCACCGGCCCGGTGCTGGACTACGTCAAGAACCTGCGCCGCAGCAGCCCGCGCGACGTGGTCTCGGTCTACATCCCCGAGTACGTGGTCGGCCACTGGTACGAGCACCTGCTGCACAACCAGAGCGCGCTGCGCCTCAAGGGCCGGCTGCTGTTCAAGCCGGGCGTGATGGTGACCTCGGTGCCGTGGCAGTTGGAGTCCTCGGAGCGGCGCAAGCCGCAGAAGGCCTGGTCGGCGCCGGGCGCGGTCCGACGCGGTGAGCCGAGGCGGCCGCAGGCCGTAAAGTCGAATGTCTCGGGCACCTCGGCCGGCTCCTCCGGCTCCTCCACCCCGGGCACCTCCGACGGCCCCGCTGACACCGGCAAGGACACCACCAAGTGA
- a CDS encoding class I SAM-dependent RNA methyltransferase, whose protein sequence is MVGERYEVEVGAVAHGGGHCVARYEGRVLFVRHALPGEKVIAQVTEGTTKSRFLRADAVEILEPAKDRITPPCPFSGPGKCGGCDWQHVTPGGQRKLKVQVLTEQLAKLAGLTPVEAGWDGSVEPVGGKLPAGEVPAWRSRVQYAVDPATGKVGLRKHRSHDLQPIDRCLIAAPGVTELGIESREWPGVASVDAIAATGSSDRQVVLVPRPGAQLPIVELDKPVSISRIDEHEGFHRVHGRTFVREVAVGRTWRVSNGGFWQIHPEAPDTLVNAVLDGLDPQYGENALDLYCGVGLFAGALADRVGEEGAVLGIESGKQAVVDARHNLAALENVRIECDKVESLLPRTGITATDLVVLDPPRAGAGRETVAHLVGLQARRIAYVACDPAALARDLAFFREGGYRPVSLRAFDLFPMTHHFECVAILEPIGEPVA, encoded by the coding sequence CTGGTCGGCGAGCGGTACGAGGTCGAGGTCGGCGCCGTCGCGCACGGCGGCGGCCACTGCGTGGCCCGGTACGAGGGGCGGGTGCTGTTCGTCCGCCACGCGCTCCCCGGCGAGAAGGTGATCGCCCAGGTCACCGAGGGCACCACCAAGTCGCGCTTCCTGCGGGCCGACGCGGTGGAGATCCTGGAGCCCGCCAAGGACCGGATCACCCCGCCCTGCCCGTTCTCCGGCCCCGGCAAGTGCGGCGGCTGCGACTGGCAGCACGTCACCCCGGGCGGCCAGCGCAAGCTCAAGGTGCAGGTCCTCACCGAGCAGCTGGCCAAGCTGGCCGGCCTCACTCCGGTCGAGGCCGGCTGGGACGGCAGCGTCGAGCCGGTGGGCGGCAAGCTCCCGGCCGGCGAGGTGCCCGCCTGGCGCAGCCGCGTCCAGTACGCGGTCGACCCGGCCACCGGCAAGGTCGGCCTGCGCAAGCACCGCTCGCACGACCTGCAGCCGATCGACCGCTGCCTGATCGCCGCGCCCGGGGTCACCGAGCTCGGCATCGAGTCCCGCGAGTGGCCGGGGGTGGCCTCGGTCGACGCGATCGCCGCCACCGGCTCCTCGGACCGCCAGGTGGTGCTCGTCCCGCGCCCCGGCGCCCAGCTGCCGATCGTGGAGCTGGACAAGCCGGTCTCGATCTCCCGGATCGACGAGCACGAGGGTTTCCACCGCGTGCACGGCCGCACCTTCGTCCGTGAGGTCGCGGTGGGCCGCACCTGGCGGGTCAGCAACGGCGGCTTCTGGCAGATCCACCCGGAGGCCCCCGACACGCTGGTGAACGCCGTCCTGGACGGTCTCGACCCGCAGTACGGCGAGAACGCGCTGGACCTGTACTGCGGCGTGGGCCTGTTCGCGGGTGCGCTGGCCGACCGGGTCGGCGAGGAGGGCGCGGTGCTCGGCATCGAGTCCGGCAAGCAGGCCGTGGTCGACGCCCGGCACAACCTGGCGGCGCTGGAGAACGTCCGGATCGAGTGCGACAAGGTCGAGAGCCTGCTCCCGCGGACCGGGATCACCGCCACCGACCTGGTCGTCCTGGACCCGCCGCGGGCCGGCGCCGGCCGTGAGACGGTCGCCCACCTGGTCGGCCTGCAGGCCCGCCGGATCGCGTACGTGGCCTGCGACCCGGCCGCGCTCGCCCGCGACCTCGCGTTCTTCCGCGAGGGCGGCTACCGGCCGGTCTCGCTGCGGGCCTTCGACCTGTTCCCGATGACCCACCACTTCGAGTGCGTGGCCATCCTGGAGCCGATCGGCGAGCCGGTCGCGTAA
- a CDS encoding TetR/AcrR family transcriptional regulator — translation MTHDSNGPQSVSAMPLELLRTPPPKERADATRNRAAVLEAAARLFAEQGVEAVSMDQVAAAAGVGKGTLFRRFGDKSGLAAALLDARERVLQEAILHGPPPLGPGAPADERLTAFVDAYFDYLLEHLALVRMSETATPGARYRIGAYRFWHRHVALLLTAAPDPDHTAHALLAALAADHVAALLPELGEQRMRSGLLRLARAAM, via the coding sequence ATGACTCACGACAGTAACGGACCGCAGTCCGTTTCGGCAATGCCGTTGGAACTGCTGCGTACACCGCCGCCCAAGGAGCGCGCGGACGCGACCCGCAACCGGGCCGCGGTACTGGAAGCGGCCGCCAGACTGTTCGCCGAGCAGGGCGTCGAGGCGGTCTCCATGGATCAGGTGGCCGCGGCCGCCGGCGTCGGCAAAGGCACCCTGTTCCGCCGCTTCGGCGACAAGTCGGGGCTGGCCGCCGCGCTGCTGGACGCCCGCGAGCGTGTGCTGCAGGAGGCGATCCTGCACGGGCCGCCCCCACTCGGCCCCGGAGCCCCGGCCGACGAGCGCCTGACCGCCTTCGTCGACGCCTACTTCGACTACCTGCTGGAGCATCTGGCGCTGGTCCGGATGTCCGAGACCGCCACCCCCGGCGCCCGGTACCGGATCGGGGCCTACCGGTTCTGGCACCGCCATGTGGCGCTCCTGCTCACCGCCGCACCCGACCCCGACCACACCGCACACGCCCTGCTCGCCGCCCTGGCAGCCGACCACGTCGCCGCCCTCCTGCCGGAACTCGGCGAACAGCGGATGCGCAGCGGCCTGCTCCGCCTCGCCCGCGCGGCCATGTGA
- a CDS encoding rhodanese-like domain-containing protein yields the protein MTALITRDELAAAIKAHGVTVVDALGGEYYAQQHLPGALALIPADVDAQAPALLPDRDAAIVTYCSNPACPNSGQVADRLTALGYTDVRKYREGIQDWVEAGLPTEAA from the coding sequence ATGACCGCACTCATCACCCGCGACGAGCTGGCAGCGGCGATCAAGGCGCACGGAGTCACCGTCGTCGACGCGCTCGGCGGCGAGTACTACGCCCAGCAGCACCTGCCCGGCGCGCTGGCACTGATCCCGGCCGACGTCGACGCCCAGGCGCCCGCCCTGCTCCCCGACCGCGACGCTGCGATCGTCACCTACTGCTCCAACCCGGCGTGCCCCAACAGCGGACAGGTCGCCGACCGGCTCACCGCCCTCGGCTACACCGACGTCCGCAAGTACCGCGAGGGCATCCAGGACTGGGTCGAGGCCGGCCTCCCCACCGAAGCCGCCTGA
- a CDS encoding SigE family RNA polymerase sigma factor, whose amino-acid sequence MPSDPGRDPGPPTSRTSPGGDSADEEFRAFMGNRWPSLLRTAYLLSGSHHDAEDLAQGALATAYSKWSRVRRSDDVAAYVRQIMVHQHIDRFRRRTAREWLTDRLPHSPVADQTARVAEHGVLVAALAGLPARQRAAVVLCYFEDMTHAQVAAVLGTRVGTVRGQISRALARLRENGALADAVGRHPHPESRTETTR is encoded by the coding sequence TTGCCCAGTGACCCCGGCCGCGACCCCGGCCCGCCGACATCCCGGACGTCCCCCGGCGGTGACAGCGCCGACGAGGAGTTCCGGGCCTTCATGGGCAACCGCTGGCCGAGCCTGCTGCGCACCGCGTACCTGCTCTCCGGCAGCCACCACGACGCCGAGGACCTCGCCCAGGGCGCCCTCGCGACGGCCTACTCCAAGTGGAGCCGGGTGCGGCGCAGTGACGACGTGGCCGCGTACGTCCGCCAGATCATGGTCCATCAGCACATCGACCGCTTCCGGCGCCGGACCGCGCGCGAGTGGCTCACCGACCGGCTGCCGCACTCCCCGGTGGCCGACCAGACCGCCCGGGTGGCGGAGCACGGCGTGCTGGTGGCCGCGCTGGCCGGACTCCCGGCGCGGCAGCGCGCCGCCGTGGTCCTCTGCTACTTCGAGGACATGACCCACGCCCAGGTCGCGGCGGTCCTCGGGACCAGGGTGGGTACCGTGCGCGGCCAGATCTCCCGCGCGCTGGCCCGACTGCGCGAGAACGGCGCCCTGGCCGACGCCGTCGGCCGGCACCCCCACCCCGAATCCAGGACGGAGACCACCCGATGA
- a CDS encoding DUF397 domain-containing protein, whose amino-acid sequence MTSNANTLPVTWHKSTRSSDNGGDCVEVGTGIPAMTPVRDSKDPAGPALLFPAHAWQAFVTATTADSLDAV is encoded by the coding sequence ATGACCAGCAACGCGAACACTCTCCCCGTCACCTGGCACAAGAGCACCCGCAGCAGCGACAACGGCGGTGACTGCGTCGAGGTCGGCACCGGCATCCCCGCCATGACGCCCGTCCGGGACTCCAAGGACCCCGCCGGACCGGCCCTGCTCTTCCCCGCCCACGCCTGGCAGGCCTTCGTCACCGCCACCACCGCCGACAGCCTCGACGCCGTCTGA
- a CDS encoding helix-turn-helix transcriptional regulator: protein MAYAETLDPASSVLAFYATDLRRRRESSGLTQRALAGKALMAPSLLNKIEAGRRLPTKDLSEVADTVFGTVDHFQRLWPLVIKYAYPAWFRPYVDLEEAATVIRSFQVQVVPGLLQTEDYARAILAARRLDEEAVAEQVAARLQRQNILDGTNPPELWVVLDENVLRRRPAGAEMMRAQLESLITAADRPRTVIQVIPLSAGIHAGVGGPFATLTLDEGPSVVYVDGFLQGQILADPTQVKAAARAYDLLTAVALPPDASIELIAAAAKELR, encoded by the coding sequence ATGGCATATGCCGAAACACTTGATCCCGCGTCCTCCGTACTGGCGTTCTACGCAACGGATCTGCGCAGGCGTCGTGAGTCCTCAGGCCTGACGCAGCGCGCCCTGGCCGGGAAGGCCCTCATGGCGCCGTCGCTGCTCAACAAGATCGAGGCCGGGCGCAGGCTGCCGACCAAGGACCTGTCGGAGGTCGCCGACACGGTGTTCGGAACGGTGGACCACTTCCAGCGACTCTGGCCGCTGGTCATCAAGTACGCCTATCCGGCGTGGTTCAGGCCGTATGTCGACCTGGAGGAGGCGGCCACGGTCATCCGGTCGTTCCAAGTGCAGGTCGTGCCCGGACTTCTCCAGACCGAGGACTACGCACGGGCGATTCTGGCCGCCCGGCGGTTGGACGAAGAGGCCGTAGCCGAGCAGGTGGCAGCCCGACTTCAGCGCCAGAACATCCTGGACGGGACGAACCCGCCCGAGCTATGGGTCGTCCTGGACGAGAACGTGCTGCGTCGCCGTCCCGCCGGCGCGGAAATGATGAGAGCGCAACTGGAAAGTCTGATCACTGCTGCAGACAGGCCGCGAACCGTAATTCAGGTGATCCCACTCAGCGCAGGCATTCACGCCGGAGTCGGAGGCCCGTTCGCCACCCTTACTCTCGATGAAGGACCGAGTGTCGTCTACGTGGACGGTTTCCTTCAGGGGCAGATCCTGGCCGATCCGACGCAAGTGAAGGCGGCGGCGCGCGCATATGATCTGCTCACGGCCGTTGCCCTGCCGCCTGACGCGTCGATCGAGCTGATCGCCGCCGCCGCCAAGGAGTTGAGATGA